From the genome of Haloterrigena sp. KLK7, one region includes:
- a CDS encoding NADH-ubiquinone oxidoreductase-F iron-sulfur binding region domain-containing protein produces MAERSVPTGEETVIRVAAGSRSRRRKRRALEEIRSVATDTPVVETGPTGVRALEPLVLLTREDRTAFYPGSVTGRLGSLVETFERGDLPTDDAMAVVEHEPAPSSLPTPEDGPLAVGRRRVLGRCGWIDPASVPDDSAAELADDDPEEALSRVRDVGLLGRGRGDWSVDDPVAEEWELAYTAAAESRDESEDEDEKPVVVVNANESDDRNATDRTLLEAAPGEVLDGALAVAELVGADDVVVYCNENDDRARERVHEAARNAEERFAERLDLESGPEVVVGPDRYIAGEPTMALEAMEGNDRLEARLRPPSPAEHGLYGRPTVIHTPRTMAQVRRAMLRPDEFDADDADPGTRLVTVTGDVDAAATVELPTGGDLSDAREAVTLEGRFKMACVGGQFGGFTRSLSRSPSAPALEGAGLGTEGVVELLDEDNCVLATAGRRANFAMEENCGRCVTCREGSQELTNMLRDIYDGQYRDAKIRELTRVMGETSICHFGRTAIRPAVTGMREFEREVAAHAEGRCPSGECEAAMTQTAGHRGGER; encoded by the coding sequence ATGGCTGAACGGAGTGTTCCGACCGGCGAAGAGACGGTGATCCGGGTCGCCGCCGGATCGCGGAGCCGACGGCGGAAACGCCGCGCCCTCGAGGAGATCCGCTCGGTGGCCACGGACACGCCCGTCGTCGAGACGGGACCGACCGGCGTCAGGGCTCTCGAGCCGCTCGTCCTCCTCACCCGCGAGGACCGGACGGCGTTCTACCCGGGCTCGGTCACGGGCCGACTCGGGTCGCTGGTAGAGACGTTCGAGCGCGGGGACCTCCCGACCGACGACGCGATGGCGGTCGTCGAGCACGAGCCGGCGCCGTCGTCGCTCCCGACGCCCGAGGACGGGCCGCTCGCGGTGGGTCGGCGCCGCGTCCTCGGCCGCTGTGGCTGGATCGATCCCGCGTCGGTTCCCGACGATTCGGCGGCCGAGCTGGCCGACGACGACCCCGAGGAGGCCCTCTCGCGGGTCCGCGACGTGGGGCTGCTCGGCCGCGGTCGGGGAGACTGGAGCGTCGACGATCCCGTCGCGGAGGAGTGGGAACTGGCGTATACGGCAGCCGCCGAGAGTCGGGACGAGTCCGAGGACGAGGACGAGAAACCCGTCGTCGTCGTCAACGCCAACGAGAGCGACGACCGCAACGCGACCGACCGGACGCTGCTCGAGGCCGCGCCGGGCGAGGTGCTCGACGGGGCCCTCGCCGTCGCCGAGCTGGTCGGCGCCGACGACGTCGTCGTCTACTGCAACGAGAACGACGACCGAGCCCGCGAGCGCGTCCACGAGGCCGCCCGAAACGCCGAGGAGCGGTTCGCCGAACGACTCGATCTGGAGAGCGGGCCCGAGGTCGTCGTCGGGCCGGATCGGTACATCGCCGGCGAGCCGACGATGGCCCTCGAGGCCATGGAGGGCAACGACCGCCTCGAGGCGCGTCTCCGACCGCCGTCGCCGGCCGAACACGGGCTCTACGGGCGGCCGACCGTCATTCACACGCCGCGGACGATGGCGCAGGTCCGCCGCGCGATGCTCCGCCCCGACGAGTTCGACGCCGACGACGCCGATCCCGGAACTCGCCTCGTGACCGTGACGGGCGACGTCGACGCGGCGGCGACCGTGGAGCTGCCGACCGGCGGGGACCTGTCCGACGCCCGCGAGGCCGTCACCCTCGAGGGCCGGTTCAAGATGGCCTGCGTCGGCGGCCAGTTCGGCGGGTTCACGCGGTCGCTCTCCCGGTCCCCGTCGGCGCCCGCCCTCGAGGGCGCGGGGCTCGGAACGGAGGGCGTGGTCGAACTGCTCGACGAGGACAACTGCGTGCTCGCGACGGCCGGGCGGCGCGCGAACTTCGCGATGGAGGAGAACTGCGGGCGCTGTGTCACCTGTCGCGAGGGAAGCCAGGAACTCACGAACATGCTTCGAGACATCTACGACGGTCAGTACCGAGACGCGAAGATACGCGAACTGACGCGGGTGATGGGCGAGACGAGCATCTGCCACTTCGGCCGGACGGCGATCCGGCCGGCCGTCACGGGGATGCGCGAGTTCGAGCGCGAAGTGGCCGCGCACGCGGAGGGGCGCTGTCCCAGCGGCGAGTGCGAGGCCGCGATGACCCAGACCGCCGGCCATCGCGGGGGAGAACGATGA